DNA from Plasmodium falciparum 3D7 genome assembly, chromosome: 8:
tgataaatatccAGGAAAAAAAGGATTATCTTGTAAATTTGTTgaacatatgaaaaaatatatgatagaTTGTAATGACAGGTCTTATATTAACTTCATCATtttataactatatatatatatatatatatatatatatatatatatgtatatttctataaattattgaatatattatattttccctttttttttttttttttttttttttttttttagttttaatttatcatataaaaaattaatctaCATActcttattaatattaatattttttataataattataaatacatatataagcATTATATGtagaataatatttttttaagtttatgtattttttatatattgtattttgatttctttatataactAATGAAAATTTTTCACACTCAAATGTGGATGTAATTattgatttttattatttttttttttgtgtttttttttatgaacaggtcataattttttctctttttcatttttttttttttttttttttcaatctAATGGCtagtaaaatatttttggctacacatatatataacatcatATGTATAAACATGGAAATATAGAACAaatcaataaatattaaatataaacacttatgttatatatatttatgcatatatgtctaaaaaaaaaataaacggaaatatatatatatatatatatatatataataatgtagacgtatatatttcattttacaaactatacaatatatatatatatatatatatatatttttttttttttttttgacgtAACAATTTTACACTATGTgctttaaattttattagtTACGATCACCGTTAcactaataatatatttatttttattgcacatttttttttttttcttttgtatgattcacttttttttcttttttctttttttttttttaaatctttattattattatttcactTTGATACCATTAAATCAATTGAatcatcatttattattgtCGTATACAATGGGTATATATCCTTATAAATTGCTTTAATAACTTTTGAaccatttatttttaatgtaaTCTTTTGAATATGATGATATtttcaaattatttatttaacataCTAATCGTATGTTACTTGTTTATCTATATAGGTTCGTTTTCTATTTGTCATGATATAAAAACTGACGAAAAAACCAATGAAATATTCAGCAAATATTTGGGAAAAGGCTATGATATTTTGTTTGGTTATCCATTACCTAATAATGAACTTATTGACGATCCAGGATTTAAAGAAGTTATTATAGACACACAATTATCAATTGACAACATATcaaattatatttgtaaaaaggAAGAATATGTAGATGTTATAGAAGACATAAATGATATAGGTTATCTAGGAATgcagaaaataaatattgatGATTTGGATAATCGTATAAAACCATTTTCAGCGTCTATGCCATATAAAAGCTATTTTGCAGACTTAGAAattaagaagaaaaaatatgcaCTAGCTCAAAATATGTGTGTATTAAATTATGCTACATATGATTTAAAAGAATCCgggaacaatataaataaggaTTTCGTATTAGACATTGAAAAATTACctattttaacaaaaaacCAAATGAAGTTATGTACcaaagtattatatatgaataataatctGCATTGTTCAGAAGGTATAAAAAGCTGGATgaaattttttgaaaaatatggaaCTCATGTAGTATTATCTGCCCATTTTGGTGGTATGTCATTTAATACCATGGAAATtacgaaaagaaaaattgaagaaataaaaatatataagtataaataCTCTCTTTGGAATAACCCATATTTAAATATCTTTAAATCTGGATCGTTATTTCAAGATCTTAGCATTAATGTAGATGGTcacaaagaaaataaaaaaaataatagtaataataatattaatatagatgagaagaagaaaaatgatgcttatataaaaaatgatgtgTTAATAGAACAATATAGGGACAATATTAATCTAGAAATTCGGGGAGGAAATAATTTTGATGAAAAGTGGAGAAATTTAACATATTTAGTTTGGAAAAATTCTATTTATTCTAATATAGTTCCTATACATCTTGACTTGTATTCATTGAATACATTCATGCCtatagaaaaaaaggaatCATATGATATggctttattattttataataatttgtacGGAATAGATAATGAAAACTTTTATCTTTCTCAAGACATAACAGATGTATTATCCGAAGGAAAACAGATAACTGGTTCAAATAAAGGATCTTTGATTTTAAGTTGTCCTGttggatatataaaaagcaCTGGTCTGATTTTCGTTTACGACAGTTCTGAGAAATTAAAAACTAATAAAAGTAAGGACcccaaaataaaaatatatccatGTACTAATAAAGGGCAATATGATATTGCTTGCTCATATATaacaaagaagaaaaatattataacattcGGATGGATATACTGTGTAAagcataattttattaaatttgaaACGCtttatcaaaataatgataatattatatctaaGGACGGTAAAACATTTATGAGCCTTACCTGCACCGAAGGAAATACGATAGCTTTCGGttttaaaatgaaattaaaaaagttggaaaaattagaaaagttaaaaataaaaccatGTACTATAGGAGATGATCAGTGtactattaataatatcaaaaGAAATTCCGATTATTTATTATGGGGCTTTTGTGTACCTTCATCTTTTCGTAGTCTTTCTTCTTTACAATTAACCTATATTCATGATGATACtatacaaaatgatataCGAGGAGCTTGttcagatatatatattaataaatacgataatatttttctagGTTTTACTTTTTCCTTCGATAATAAATTTGAACAAGTAAAAACGGAACCTTGTGAAAGCCAATCCAAATATTGTTTTCATATAATaccaaaaaagaaaaaaaaaatgtattatgtTGGGATGTTTTTATTATGCAGATTTGATGGGAACACGAATAGAAagtttacatataaataaaaagaaaaatgtcatatgatatcatatattttataattattattatttttttatattttttcatttacatactatgtttttattaacataacatatatatatatatatttatttatatatatattttttttttttttgatatattatctttttatgaaaattatgtgatttcattttttgcatatatataatatgaaatttTAATAACCAAAAAAGtcgtaataatataaatgtactttattaattaaaagaaaaaaaaaatatatatatatatatatatatattcatttatatataagtacaTGTACGtagtattatttaaatttttatttaattatatttttttttcacattcTATATTAAgacattattaaaattttacatatacatatttttatctaatttcatattatcatttcttttattaaaaagaaataattcattttgttatattataaatatgctctttttaatgtattaataaacgtgaagaaaaaaaaaaaaaaaaaaaaaaaaaaattaagatcATATTGGAGAATTTTGTACATGTGCAattttggaaaaaaaaaaaaaaaaaaaaaaaaaaaaaaaaatagtttatatatatatatatatataatatatgttaataataaattaggtaggaattataataataaaaaataaaataaatcaaaaaatattatgtgctatgtatataatatatatatacatatatacttataaatataacatcaAAATGTTCTATATGAGGATAGATTAATTACataatgaattattattattttttttatttttttttttaaatttatttttatattcttcatttcttatatttatatatattttctttatttttcatttttattttcattatttttggtttttgttccttatttaatttttttttttttaataataaaaattatatataatataaacgtatatttgatataatattaaaacctatatatttatgatataatatatgtatatattattagaagatgaatatataaaatatattttgtaaataagaatagtaaaatattatatatatatatgtatatgtatatatatatatatatatatatatatatgtatgtatatatatatatatatgttataatatgtatgtacTATTTAATGATCATTTAAAGGAAGAAGGTGAACAAAATGTTAAGTTACAAATTTGtaatggaaaaaataattcatcttcggaaaatgtaaaataaaaaaaaaaatgtgtaaaAATTTTTTGGAATCCGAAtgaaaatatcatatatataaatatgttgtattatttatgtgttagatgtataaacatattaaataatctttcttatatttataggAAAATACATTGTCATCGAAATACTTTAGGAAGGAAAATAGAAGATTTAAACAGAAcatagtaaaaataaaatgaaaaaaaaaaaaaaaaatcaacaCGAACATGAacatgaacatatatatgtatatatatgcacactatttaaatatagaaaataatggtctattttttctttttattttgtgtagAATATATTggataaacatataattttagCAGATAACTTTGGAGATGTTCCGGAAGAggttataacaaaaataaaaaaggaatattattatatatatatatatatatattatagtttatttttttattttttatttatttattttttttttattttttagaaTTTTGAATTACCtgataataaacaaaatgagttggaaatattaagaaaaagggtaaaaaattaaataaattttttttttttttttttctttagaaaatatatatatatatatatatatatatatatatatattatttcttttatttttttttttatatagaaaaatattgAACCGACTGGCATTGTGATTGCTTGTTGTCTAGGGACCGATTtcgtaaatattattttattaatatatatatatatatatgacccttataataatatgaaattatatatattcataatataattatattgttgttatattattatgatataataattttagaattaattaaaaatataaatttgtacatatatataatgaataaaaatatatatttttttctttacagCGTTTTTCAGCATTAATAAAAGATTTTAAAACACATAACGTAAATAGTGACCTtataaagtaaaaatatatataaagaaaatatagaacatatatttaaatttggctataatattttttggtatatacatatgtgtgTATGAATACACGAACATGgatttcatatttttgaattatttatatatattttttttttttatagaatcAAAAAGGTATATAGCGAAGTAATATTTTGCTCAGCGTTTGAACAGaaaaagattttttttttgtttcgtTTTGGATGCATTGTTCTATGGGATttcaatataaaagaaaaggagGTATAATACTatagaagaaatatatatatatatatatatatatatatataattatatgtgtggttgtaaaaatataacaagtGTGTAAATAACATATGTGGATACATTtagatttattttatttcattttattttttttattttagatattgtttatgtattta
Protein-coding regions in this window:
- a CDS encoding perforin-like protein 4, with translation MMIFSNYLFNILIVCYLFIYIGSFSICHDIKTDEKTNEIFSKYLGKGYDILFGYPLPNNELIDDPGFKEVIIDTQLSIDNISNYICKKEEYVDVIEDINDIGYLGMQKINIDDLDNRIKPFSASMPYKSYFADLEIKKKKYALAQNMCVLNYATYDLKESGNNINKDFVLDIEKLPILTKNQMKLCTKVLYMNNNLHCSEGIKSWMKFFEKYGTHVVLSAHFGGMSFNTMEITKRKIEEIKIYKYKYSLWNNPYLNIFKSGSLFQDLSINVDGHKENKKNNSNNNINIDEKKKNDAYIKNDVLIEQYRDNINLEIRGGNNFDEKWRNLTYLVWKNSIYSNIVPIHLDLYSLNTFMPIEKKESYDMALLFYNNLYGIDNENFYLSQDITDVLSEGKQITGSNKGSLILSCPVGYIKSTGLIFVYDSSEKLKTNKSKDPKIKIYPCTNKGQYDIACSYITKKKNIITFGWIYCVKHNFIKFETLYQNNDNIISKDGKTFMSLTCTEGNTIAFGFKMKLKKLEKLEKLKIKPCTIGDDQCTINNIKRNSDYLLWGFCVPSSFRSLSSLQLTYIHDDTIQNDIRGACSDIYINKYDNIFLGFTFSFDNKFEQVKTEPCESQSKYCFHIIPKKKKKMYYVGMFLLCRFDGNTNRKFTYK